The following coding sequences are from one Paraburkholderia caballeronis window:
- a CDS encoding YDG domain-containing protein produces the protein MNHAYRLVWNQVFSSWVAVPETARGRTKGTGRKLAVAALSLSAVAAHAAPTGGQVVSGSAQISSAGHTTTITQSSQNVSLNWSSFNVGSQETVNFRQPSASAIAVNRIFDTSGTRILGHLNANGQVYLINPNGILFGKGAQVNVGGLVASTLDVDDASLAGGRRSFSGNGTGSVVNQGVITAADGGYVALLGNHVGNEGTIVARLGTVGLGAGSAITLNFDGSSLVGMQVDRSTLDNLAANGGLIQADGGTVVMTAGAKDALLASVVNNTGVVEARTVEDHDGSITLLGGMTAGTVNVGGTLDASAPTGGNGGAIESSAASVKVAAGARVTTHAADGVTGSWLIDPTDFTVAASGGDMTGAALGAALENNNFQVQSTAGASAGSGDININDAVSWDAATTLTLSAQRNITINQSITATSANGKLALQYGLGAVSAGNTATYNVNAPVNLQAGNNFSTQLGSDGAVVQYTVITSLGSQGSVTGTDLQGINGNLAGNYALGGDIDASSTAGWNGGAGFAPIGNNSGSGSFTGSFEGLGHVINGLAIDVSATNASSLGIGLFGMVGSGGVVRDVGLTGASVSVGADNTDIDYDYNYIGGLVGINEGTIVNSYVTGSVTSANEGMIGGLVGENVGTIVGSHSTASVAGGTADSSNDIFGDEMYVGGLVGYNGGSIANSYATGSVSAGNSRTNDYYYYAYIGGLVGVNEGPLSNSYATGSVSADAGVNGGGNVGGLAGYNDSIVSNSYSTGAVNVDSVDVAGGLIGVNYGTVSNSYSTGAVNGGSAGSVGGLIGSGFGTVTGSFWNTDTSGQATSAAGGVGLTTQQMQTQSSYAGAGWDFASTWVMYDGYTNPLLRSFMTTLVVTANDAHKTYDGIGYSGGNGVTYSVTPNADNLLGTLGYSGTSQGATDVSAGGYTITAGGLYSNQQGYIIVYQGGTLTIDPKTLTVTAGTATKTYDGTTAVTLTGSALTGVVGSDDVALTGNFASANAGNNIGVTLALTGAKADDYTFAQGADPTGSITPKTLTVSGTTAAGKVYDGTTSATLSGGLLSGVVGDDAVTLSQSGDFATKNVGSNIGVTASDTLAGTDAGNYVLQQPAHLSGNITPATLTVGGTTVAGKVYDGTTSATLNGGALSGVIGGDAVTLSQSGTFATKNVGSNIGVTASDTLAGTDAGNYVLQQPAHLSGNITPATLTVSGATVADKVYDGTTSATLSGGALSGLFGSDAVTLSQSGSFATKNVGNGIAVTTADALSGADAGNYVLQQPTGLAGNITPATLTVSGTTVAGKVYDGTTSATLNGGALSGVIGGDAVALSQSGSFATKNVGSNIGVTASDTLAGTDAGNYVLQQPAHLSGNITPATLTVSGTTVADKVYDGTTSATLNGGSLSGLFGSDAVALSQSGTFATKNVGTNIAVTTADALSGADAGNYVLQQPIGLAGNITPATLTVSGTTVAGKVYDGTTSATLNGGALSGVIGGDAVALSQSGTFTTKNVGANVAITTADALSGADAGNYVLQQPTGLAANITPATLTVSGTTVAGKVYDGTTSATLNGGALSGVIGGDAVTLSQSGSFATKNAGSNIGVTASDTLAGTDAGNYVLQQPTGLAASITPATLTYTAAPTTQTVGARSFNLSGTVTGFVGGDTQAGATSGTLNWTTAAGNQPGSYAVDGRGLSAQNYVFTQAASNATALTLMPVAALPPALTNAIAQLLVPVGANFSAGQFGYVPAPTIVPALVAAAPSMTVTPGPSAPPPPTATFSIGNNGTLQIQNFGVNLPEMVVGLQ, from the coding sequence ATGAACCACGCATACAGACTGGTGTGGAACCAGGTCTTCAGCAGTTGGGTAGCGGTTCCCGAGACCGCGCGGGGGAGAACGAAGGGGACGGGGCGCAAGCTGGCGGTCGCGGCGTTGTCGCTGTCCGCGGTCGCGGCGCATGCGGCGCCGACCGGCGGCCAGGTGGTGTCCGGCAGCGCGCAGATCAGCAGTGCGGGCCATACGACGACGATCACGCAGTCGAGCCAGAACGTGTCGTTGAACTGGAGCAGCTTCAACGTCGGCTCGCAGGAAACGGTGAACTTCCGGCAGCCGTCGGCATCGGCGATCGCGGTCAACCGCATCTTCGACACGAGCGGCACGCGCATCCTCGGGCATCTGAACGCCAACGGCCAGGTGTACCTGATCAACCCGAACGGCATCCTGTTCGGCAAGGGCGCGCAGGTCAACGTCGGCGGCCTCGTGGCCTCGACGCTGGACGTCGACGACGCGAGCCTCGCGGGCGGCCGCCGGTCGTTCAGCGGCAACGGCACCGGCAGCGTGGTCAACCAGGGCGTCATCACGGCGGCGGACGGCGGCTACGTCGCGCTGCTCGGCAATCACGTCGGCAACGAAGGGACGATCGTCGCGCGGCTCGGCACCGTGGGCCTCGGCGCGGGCAGCGCGATCACGCTGAATTTCGACGGCAGCAGCCTCGTCGGCATGCAGGTGGATCGCAGCACGCTGGACAATCTCGCGGCGAACGGCGGCCTGATCCAGGCGGACGGCGGCACGGTCGTGATGACGGCCGGCGCGAAGGACGCGCTGCTCGCGAGCGTGGTGAACAACACGGGCGTCGTCGAGGCGCGCACGGTCGAGGACCACGACGGCTCGATCACGCTGCTCGGCGGCATGACGGCGGGGACGGTGAACGTCGGCGGCACGCTGGACGCGAGCGCGCCCACGGGCGGCAACGGCGGCGCGATCGAGTCCAGCGCGGCGTCGGTCAAGGTGGCGGCCGGCGCGCGCGTGACGACGCACGCGGCGGACGGCGTGACCGGCTCGTGGCTGATCGATCCGACCGACTTCACGGTGGCCGCGAGCGGCGGCGACATGACGGGCGCGGCGCTCGGCGCGGCGCTCGAAAACAACAACTTCCAGGTGCAGAGCACGGCCGGCGCGAGCGCCGGCAGCGGCGACATCAACATCAACGACGCCGTGTCGTGGGACGCCGCGACGACGCTGACGTTGAGCGCGCAACGCAACATCACCATCAACCAGAGCATCACGGCGACCAGCGCGAACGGGAAGCTCGCGTTGCAATACGGACTCGGCGCGGTGAGCGCGGGCAACACGGCGACGTACAACGTGAACGCGCCGGTGAACCTGCAGGCCGGGAACAACTTCAGCACGCAGCTGGGCAGCGACGGCGCGGTCGTGCAGTACACGGTGATCACGAGCCTCGGCAGCCAGGGCAGCGTGACCGGCACCGACCTGCAGGGGATCAATGGGAATCTCGCGGGCAACTATGCGCTCGGCGGCGACATCGATGCGAGCAGCACGGCGGGGTGGAACGGCGGGGCGGGGTTCGCGCCGATAGGGAACAACTCCGGCTCCGGGAGTTTTACCGGCAGCTTCGAAGGTTTGGGGCATGTGATCAACGGACTCGCCATCGACGTTTCCGCCACCAATGCCAGTTCTTTGGGCATCGGACTCTTCGGCATGGTGGGCAGTGGCGGAGTGGTTCGCGATGTCGGACTGACCGGTGCGAGCGTTTCCGTTGGCGCGGACAATACGGATATCGATTACGACTACAACTACATTGGCGGCCTCGTCGGCATCAATGAAGGCACGATCGTGAACAGCTATGTGACCGGCAGCGTCACTAGCGCGAACGAGGGAATGATCGGTGGCCTGGTGGGAGAGAATGTCGGCACGATCGTCGGCAGCCATTCGACGGCTAGCGTGGCGGGAGGCACGGCTGACAGCAGCAACGATATTTTCGGCGACGAAATGTATGTCGGCGGTCTCGTGGGGTATAACGGCGGCTCGATCGCTAACAGCTATGCGACGGGCAGTGTCTCCGCCGGCAACAGCCGGACCAACGACTATTACTATTATGCGTACATCGGCGGGCTGGTCGGCGTCAACGAGGGGCCGCTCAGCAACAGTTATGCGACGGGCAGTGTCAGCGCCGATGCTGGCGTCAACGGTGGCGGGAATGTCGGCGGCCTCGCCGGCTATAACGACAGCATCGTCAGCAACAGCTATTCGACTGGAGCGGTCAATGTCGACAGTGTGGACGTTGCCGGCGGCCTGATTGGCGTGAACTACGGAACGGTCAGCAACAGCTATTCGACTGGAGCGGTCAATGGCGGTAGTGCCGGCTCTGTCGGCGGCCTGATCGGCTCGGGTTTCGGAACCGTGACCGGCAGCTTCTGGAACACCGATACTTCGGGGCAGGCTACGTCAGCAGCTGGCGGCGTCGGCCTGACCACGCAGCAGATGCAGACCCAGTCGAGCTACGCCGGCGCGGGCTGGGACTTCGCCAGCACGTGGGTGATGTACGACGGCTACACCAATCCGCTGCTGCGCTCGTTCATGACGACATTGGTCGTTACCGCGAACGACGCGCACAAGACCTACGACGGCATCGGCTACTCGGGCGGCAACGGCGTCACCTATTCGGTCACGCCCAACGCCGACAACCTGCTCGGCACGCTCGGCTACAGCGGCACGTCGCAGGGCGCGACCGACGTCAGCGCCGGCGGCTATACGATCACGGCAGGCGGCCTCTATTCGAACCAGCAGGGTTACATCATCGTCTATCAGGGCGGCACGCTGACGATCGATCCGAAGACGTTGACGGTGACGGCCGGCACGGCGACGAAGACCTACGACGGCACCACGGCCGTCACGTTGACCGGCAGCGCGCTCACGGGCGTGGTGGGCTCGGACGACGTCGCGTTGACCGGCAACTTCGCGTCGGCGAACGCGGGCAACAACATCGGCGTGACGCTGGCGCTGACCGGCGCGAAGGCGGACGACTACACGTTCGCGCAGGGCGCGGATCCGACCGGCAGCATCACGCCGAAGACGCTGACGGTGAGCGGCACGACGGCGGCCGGCAAGGTGTACGACGGCACGACGTCGGCGACGCTGAGCGGCGGTTTGCTGTCGGGCGTGGTGGGCGACGACGCGGTGACGCTGTCGCAGTCGGGCGACTTCGCGACGAAGAACGTGGGCAGCAACATCGGCGTGACGGCGAGCGATACGCTGGCTGGCACGGATGCCGGCAATTACGTGCTGCAACAGCCTGCGCATCTGTCCGGCAACATCACGCCGGCGACGCTGACGGTGGGCGGCACGACGGTCGCGGGCAAGGTGTACGACGGCACGACGTCGGCGACGCTGAACGGCGGCGCGCTGTCGGGCGTGATCGGCGGCGACGCGGTGACGCTGTCGCAGTCGGGCACTTTCGCAACGAAGAACGTCGGCAGCAACATCGGCGTGACGGCGAGCGATACGCTGGCGGGCACGGATGCCGGCAATTACGTGCTGCAACAGCCTGCGCATCTGTCCGGCAACATCACGCCGGCGACGCTGACGGTGAGCGGTGCGACCGTGGCCGACAAGGTCTACGACGGTACGACGTCGGCGACGTTGAGCGGCGGCGCGCTGTCGGGTCTGTTTGGTTCGGATGCGGTGACGCTGTCGCAATCGGGCAGCTTCGCGACGAAGAATGTCGGCAATGGCATCGCGGTGACGACGGCCGACGCCCTATCGGGCGCGGATGCGGGCAACTACGTGCTGCAACAGCCGACCGGCCTCGCAGGCAACATCACCCCAGCGACGCTGACGGTCAGCGGCACGACGGTCGCGGGCAAGGTCTACGACGGCACGACGTCGGCGACGTTGAATGGCGGCGCGCTGTCCGGCGTGATCGGCGGCGACGCCGTGGCGCTGTCGCAATCGGGCAGCTTCGCGACGAAGAACGTGGGCAGCAACATCGGCGTGACGGCGAGCGATACGCTGGCTGGCACGGATGCCGGCAATTACGTGCTGCAACAGCCTGCGCATCTGTCCGGCAACATCACGCCGGCGACGCTGACGGTGAGCGGCACGACGGTCGCGGACAAGGTGTACGACGGCACGACGTCGGCGACGTTGAACGGTGGCTCGCTGTCGGGTCTATTCGGTTCGGACGCCGTGGCGCTGTCTCAATCGGGCACCTTCGCGACGAAGAACGTCGGCACCAACATCGCGGTAACGACGGCCGATGCGCTGTCGGGTGCGGATGCCGGCAACTACGTGCTGCAACAGCCGATCGGCCTCGCAGGCAACATCACCCCGGCGACGCTGACGGTCAGCGGCACGACGGTCGCGGGCAAGGTCTATGACGGCACGACGTCGGCGACGTTGAACGGCGGCGCGCTGTCGGGCGTGATCGGCGGCGACGCCGTGGCGCTGTCTCAATCAGGCACGTTCACGACGAAGAACGTCGGCGCCAACGTCGCGATAACGACGGCCGACGCCCTGTCGGGTGCGGACGCGGGCAACTACGTGCTGCAACAGCCGACCGGCCTCGCAGCCAACATCACCCCGGCGACGCTGACGGTCAGCGGCACGACGGTCGCGGGCAAGGTCTATGACGGCACGACGTCGGCGACGTTGAACGGCGGCGCGCTGTCGGGCGTGATCGGCGGCGACGCGGTGACGCTGTCGCAGTCGGGCAGCTTCGCGACGAAGAACGCCGGCAGCAACATCGGCGTGACGGCGAGCGATACGCTGGCGGGCACGGATGCCGGCAACTACGTGCTGCAACAGCCGACCGGCCTCGCCGCCAGCATCACCCCGGCGACGCTGACCTACACGGCCGCCCCGACGACCCAGACCGTGGGCGCAAGGTCGTTCAACCTGTCCGGCACGGTGACCGGCTTCGTCGGCGGCGACACGCAGGCCGGCGCGACGTCGGGCACGCTGAACTGGACGACGGCTGCGGGGAACCAGCCCGGCAGCTATGCAGTCGACGGCCGCGGCCTGAGCGCGCAGAACTACGTGTTCACGCAGGCCGCGTCCAACGCGACGGCGCTGACGCTGATGCCGGTCGCCGCGCTGCCGCCCGCGCTGACCAACGCGATCGCTCAACTGCTCGTCCCGGTGGGGGCGAACTTCAGCGCCGGTCAGTTCGGCTACGTGCCAGCGCCGACGATCGTGCCGGCGCTGGTAGCCGCCGCTCCGTCCATGACTGTGACGCCGGGGCCGAGTGCGCCGCCGCCGCCCACCGCGACGTTCTCGATCGGCAACAACGGCACGCTGCAAATCCAGAACTTCGGCGTCAATCTGCCGGAGATGGTGGTCGGCCTCCAATAA
- a CDS encoding PepSY-associated TM helix domain-containing protein has protein sequence MSVPDTLDAAADAAWRDERAKRSRRATFIKWLRKVHGWVGLWGAALGLLFGVTGFVMNHRGEPLRISTGAPQVTTVQLKVPDPAPDTPRDLAKWLRSQKELRLPEKMGRVQKEPERPVAWGDRETTQPEHWQLTFAAPNESVSAEYWVGNDYVTLKRNNNSFMATLTNLHKGVGMSIGWVLLVDTLAGALILLSLTGVLLWTELNKRKTVGAVLVIGSIVAAVCLGLA, from the coding sequence GTGAGCGTCCCCGACACCCTCGACGCCGCCGCCGATGCGGCATGGCGCGACGAACGCGCGAAGCGTTCGCGCCGCGCGACCTTCATCAAGTGGCTGCGCAAGGTGCACGGCTGGGTCGGCCTGTGGGGCGCCGCGCTCGGCCTGCTGTTCGGCGTGACCGGCTTCGTGATGAACCATCGCGGCGAGCCGCTGCGCATCTCGACCGGCGCGCCGCAGGTGACGACCGTGCAGCTGAAGGTGCCGGACCCGGCGCCGGACACGCCGCGCGACCTCGCGAAGTGGCTGCGCTCGCAGAAGGAACTGCGTCTGCCCGAGAAGATGGGCCGCGTGCAGAAGGAGCCGGAGCGGCCGGTTGCCTGGGGCGACCGCGAGACCACGCAGCCCGAGCACTGGCAACTGACGTTCGCCGCGCCGAACGAAAGCGTGAGCGCCGAGTACTGGGTCGGCAACGACTACGTGACGCTCAAGCGCAACAACAACTCGTTCATGGCGACGCTGACGAACCTGCATAAAGGCGTCGGCATGAGCATCGGCTGGGTGCTGCTCGTCGATACGCTCGCGGGCGCGCTGATCCTGCTGTCGCTGACCGGCGTGCTGCTGTGGACCGAGCTGAACAAGCGCAAGACGGTCGGCGCGGTGCTCGTGATCGGGTCGATCGTCGCGGCGGTTTGCCTGGGGCTCGCGTAG
- a CDS encoding DMT family transporter produces the protein MSKKQAQLLRASDLLLLAVALVWGTSYGVVKHALAFYPVLGLLALRFGLTFVLLSPSLRALRDARRRSLAGVFGAGVLLFGIFVCETFGVMLTQASNAAFLISLCVVLTPLVEWAVLQRRPTRVEWGAVALSLAGAWLLSGGAFVPNRGDALVLLAALLRALNVCVTKRVMRDPALKPLAVTAVQAGVVSFGSVAVALLFAPAQWQPLPSFGAHGAFWASVLYLVIACTLFAFFVQNYAVSRSSATRVALLMGSEPAFGALFACVWLGERLPVSAWLGGALIVVASLLATVRWSRAASGDTAGGAAPALEG, from the coding sequence ATGTCGAAAAAACAGGCGCAGTTGCTGCGCGCGTCCGATCTGCTGCTGCTCGCGGTGGCGCTGGTGTGGGGGACGAGTTACGGCGTCGTCAAGCACGCGCTCGCGTTTTATCCGGTGCTCGGGCTGCTGGCGCTGCGCTTCGGCCTGACGTTCGTGCTGCTGTCGCCGTCGCTGCGCGCGCTGCGCGACGCGCGGCGGCGCTCGCTGGCCGGCGTGTTCGGCGCGGGTGTGCTGCTGTTCGGCATTTTCGTCTGCGAGACGTTCGGCGTGATGCTCACGCAGGCGTCGAACGCCGCGTTCCTGATCAGCCTGTGCGTCGTGCTGACGCCGCTCGTCGAATGGGCGGTGTTGCAGCGGCGGCCGACGCGCGTCGAGTGGGGCGCGGTCGCGCTGTCGCTCGCGGGCGCGTGGCTGCTGAGCGGCGGCGCGTTCGTGCCGAACCGCGGCGACGCGCTGGTGCTGCTCGCCGCGCTGCTGCGCGCGCTGAACGTGTGCGTGACGAAACGCGTGATGCGCGATCCCGCGTTGAAGCCGCTGGCGGTGACCGCCGTGCAGGCGGGCGTCGTGTCGTTCGGCAGCGTGGCCGTCGCGTTGCTGTTCGCGCCCGCGCAGTGGCAACCGCTGCCGTCGTTCGGCGCGCATGGGGCGTTCTGGGCGAGCGTGCTGTATCTCGTGATCGCCTGCACGCTGTTCGCGTTCTTCGTGCAGAACTACGCGGTGAGCCGCAGCAGCGCGACGCGCGTCGCGCTGCTGATGGGCAGCGAGCCGGCATTCGGCGCGCTGTTCGCGTGCGTGTGGCTGGGCGAGCGTCTGCCGGTGTCCGCATGGCTCGGCGGCGCGCTGATCGTCGTTGCATCGCTGCTCGCGACGGTGCGGTGGAGCCGGGCCGCGTCGGGCGACACGGCAGGCGGCGCGGCGCCGGCGCTCGAAGGTTGA
- a CDS encoding Fe2+-dependent dioxygenase — translation MLLQIPNVLTPEQVTAVRQRLDNAGDAWVDGRATAGYQGAPVKHNQQIAEHTPIARELGDVVLAALERNPLFISAALPNQVYPPLFNRYSGGMTFGSHVDGAVRVLPNGVKLRTDVSATLFLSDPSEYDGGELVIEDTYGVQQVKLPAGDMVVYPATSLHQVTPITRGMRVGCFFWVQSLVRNDTQRALLFDMDTAIQRLNASGADDQARRSLVGCYHNLLRIWSET, via the coding sequence ATGCTTTTACAGATCCCGAACGTATTGACGCCCGAGCAGGTGACGGCGGTGCGGCAGCGGCTCGACAACGCTGGCGACGCCTGGGTGGACGGCCGCGCGACGGCCGGCTACCAGGGCGCGCCGGTCAAGCACAACCAGCAGATCGCCGAGCACACGCCGATTGCGCGCGAACTCGGCGACGTCGTGCTGGCGGCGCTCGAACGCAATCCGCTTTTCATCAGCGCGGCGCTGCCGAATCAGGTGTATCCGCCGCTCTTCAACCGTTACTCGGGCGGCATGACGTTCGGCAGCCACGTCGACGGCGCGGTGCGCGTGCTGCCGAACGGCGTGAAGCTGCGCACCGACGTGTCCGCGACGCTGTTCCTGTCCGATCCGTCCGAATACGACGGCGGCGAACTCGTGATCGAGGACACCTACGGCGTGCAGCAGGTGAAGCTGCCGGCCGGCGACATGGTCGTTTATCCGGCGACCAGCCTGCATCAGGTGACGCCCATCACGCGCGGCATGCGCGTCGGCTGCTTCTTCTGGGTGCAGAGCCTCGTGCGCAACGACACGCAGCGCGCGCTGCTGTTCGACATGGACACCGCGATCCAGCGGCTGAACGCAAGCGGCGCGGACGATCAGGCGCGCCGCAGCCTCGTCGGCTGCTATCACAATCTTTTGCGTATCTGGAGTGAGACGTGA
- a CDS encoding LysR family transcriptional regulator, whose amino-acid sequence MNPTELFALLPDMATFARVVDAGNFSLAARQLGSTPSTVSRQIKRLEEALGTRLLERSTRQVRVTESGAEVYRYCRDMVGAAAEAVDAAGQLAGKPQGRVSLGAPTAYAKTVIHPLIPDFLREYTDVDVQLMFTDRDVDPLRDGIDVVIRPTRTPPPGLAGRQLGSVRWLLCASPAYLHARGTPGAPRDLAQHDCLYLGETADDNRWRLMRGAQTQTVEVKGRYAANHAGARLEAALQDWGIASLPDFAATDALKRGELVQVLADWTFEARAYMGPVWLLYPPNRFLPPKVRVLIDYLARRLGDVKTAQDAKAAR is encoded by the coding sequence ATGAATCCCACCGAACTCTTCGCGCTGCTGCCCGACATGGCGACGTTCGCGCGCGTCGTCGACGCGGGCAATTTCTCGCTCGCCGCGCGCCAGCTAGGCAGCACGCCATCGACGGTCAGCCGGCAGATCAAGCGGCTCGAAGAAGCGCTCGGCACGCGTCTGCTCGAACGCTCGACGCGCCAGGTCCGCGTGACCGAATCGGGTGCGGAGGTCTATCGCTACTGCCGGGACATGGTCGGCGCGGCGGCGGAAGCGGTCGACGCGGCGGGGCAACTGGCGGGCAAGCCGCAGGGACGCGTGAGTCTTGGCGCGCCGACCGCGTATGCGAAGACGGTGATCCATCCGCTGATCCCGGATTTCCTGCGCGAATACACCGACGTGGACGTGCAACTGATGTTCACCGACCGCGACGTCGATCCGCTGCGCGACGGCATCGACGTCGTGATCCGGCCGACGCGCACGCCGCCGCCCGGCCTCGCGGGCCGGCAGCTCGGTTCGGTGCGCTGGCTGCTGTGCGCGTCGCCCGCGTATCTGCACGCGCGCGGCACGCCGGGCGCGCCGCGCGATCTCGCGCAGCACGACTGCCTCTATCTCGGGGAAACCGCCGACGACAACCGCTGGCGTCTGATGCGCGGCGCGCAGACCCAAACGGTCGAGGTGAAAGGCCGCTACGCCGCCAATCACGCGGGCGCGCGGCTCGAAGCGGCGTTGCAGGACTGGGGGATCGCGAGCCTGCCCGACTTCGCGGCCACCGATGCGTTAAAGCGCGGCGAACTGGTTCAGGTGCTCGCGGACTGGACGTTCGAAGCGCGCGCGTACATGGGGCCGGTGTGGCTGCTGTATCCGCCGAACCGTTTCCTGCCGCCGAAGGTGCGCGTGCTGATCGACTATCTCGCGCGCCGCCTCGGCGACGTAAAAACCGCGCAAGACGCAAAGGCCGCGCGCTGA